GGAATGATTCTGCCACCGGTTCAGGAGGCTTTCCTGCTCCTGCGAAACAAACACATCCAGGTTCAGGCTTTACAATCCCAGTTCATCCACttctaattttctctttttgactTCCATCCTTGTACTTCTTGGACAATACTTGggtgtatttaaaatatttgcctGCCTCCGGGACTTATAGACTCACATTTTGAGGCCTTACAGGAACTCTTTCAAAGTTCATGTTCATGCTCGGGATGATTACAGTCATTTTACGAGGTCCTTTGAAGCCCAGCACGTTGGTTTCCTGCCAAAGACACAGAGTGGGACAATCCCGTAACAGAACAACTGAGCTAACCCTGACCAGTCCAACACTGAGTCTTTTGCTCACATAGCAGATGGCAGCCAGCTCCTGCCGTGTGTTGCTCTCTTCCAGAAGAGTCCCGGGGTTTTTGCAGGGGTTGATGCCGCTGTCATACACTGTGAATTTGGTGCCCATGAGGTTGGACCTGGTGAAACAAAAAACTGAGTGATGTGGAGCAGATTGAAGCAGAAGCTGGGTTACTACTAGATTATTATATGGCAGGGGTATAAAATCTTAAGAGGTCcagatagaaaaagaaaaacctttggAGCCAAGGTCCGGGAGAtcataataacatttatttatacatatttaaacATAGTCTGTTAATGCAGTAAGAACATTGAATAACAAACTTGAATTAAAATAAGACACACATGACTCGTCTAAAACAGACCCGGGTAAaacctaaacaaataaaaactgatgatTAGAAGGTTTTTAGAGGGGCTGCATGATGAGCCCTCCAATACACTTGTTCCTACTctttatacttttcttttatACATATTTGCTATTTGACATTACTTTATAAAAAGAGACGGCTGCATCCATGTTTCCGTTGCACATCCATGGGCTGTTGCTTTATTGTGGaaagctgtgagagaatcaggagcAGGACAAGCCCAGAGAAGCAACTATACTCAAGCCCAAAAACTCACAACCCGCGACTTCATAGAAAAACAAGCAACAGGCAGACGTGGCAACTCTGCTGCCTTCCTCAGCCCAGCCCTCCCGTTGTTCTTTCTCCTTCCACCGTCTTCTTACCTGCCTCCTAAACTCTCATCTGTGCTGCAGAGTTCACCGCCGGCAGCTTCACAGACTTCACTGGCTGAGTGCATCATGTGGGACGGCTTAACGCGACTTTCCTGACCACCTCTGTGAAGATGCAGATGCTGagccagttaaaataaaagcacctgtcagattttatttttaggtccgggtccatatgggacaggttctgggtctgGATCCAGACTGTGGTCTGCTTGTTAGTGACATCTACAATATGGACTCAACAGTCCCAGGCGCCGTAGACCAACATGGTGGGTCTACACAGTCACAACCCCATTGCATACCCAGACCTGGTGGTAAACCGGGACCATGAGTAACAGAATGGaccaaaaatctgtttttctctctgacagAACCACATGGATTCACCTAAACCTCTTTAAGACGGAGCCACTGGCCATCCAAGCAAAGCAGACAATGTTAcatgaacccccccccccagctaCGTAATATCATGACATCAGTGGTgcgacacagaaacaaagggcAGAATGGTGGACATATTTAAACACGCCGCTGCTCTTGCTCTGTTCTTATTGGTGAGTCTCACAGGAAGGGATGATTCTTTCAACCAATCAGTGGACAAGCTCCGCTTTTTAGGGTTGGATCAGTAAGTTTGGGACCCCAGTGGAGAGTCCCAAAAGAAGTAGGACTCAGATTTGAATCCTGGAACCCTTCATGCTGTCCCATCCCACCCCGAGCCGGATCACTTGGTGGAAACATGGCTTTTGCACACAGTCAAACCAGCCAAAAGTAAAAGATTAATCATCCCACTACTCATAGAACTTGACTGGCTACCCAAATCAAATCCAAGTTGCTAAAGCTCCCAACAGAGCGGCGTTGGGTCTGTACCCAGCTCTGTACTCAACTTTATCCAAGACACAAGGCAGTCTCAGTCTTTTTTGTTCAGTCGGAGCAGAGGGGTTCTCGACCTTACCTCCATTGCCTAGCCTTACTCACACCTCGGTGCTCCTACTTGCACTGCTTCCACTGTCTTTTAACCAGTTTAAGCCTGATTCAGCACCTTATGTATAAACAAGGGTTTGTAACTGCCCTGAAGCTTGAATATTGTTATGTACTCGTGAGACATACAGACAGGTAGACCTGAAAAGGATTGGCTTTTACCTTAGTTTACCTATGAAGCTCTCCCCCTCTCTGGACAGATCAGTAGCATCCACTGAAATAAGGTAGTTAGAGGTTTtactcttctttctctttcttcctgccagcaaaaacacctgaaaaaacaaaaggaaatgtACAAATTCAGCATTTGAACGTTAAAACTGAAGCAAAGAGCACTGGAGTTATTGTTTGGTCTGATTCCCACACGTcttaaataaactaaaccaaCAAAGACAAGACGATGGTTGAAATCACCTTCTTGCCATCTTCTCTCTCCATGTGCATGAAGTAGGTGGGATAGAGGCCACGGTCCATGCCCTTCTTGTCTCGGCTGATGCGACATTTAACGGTGACACCTTGGGGTGCAGGGCGCAACACGAAATCCTCCAGGTTCGCCACATCTGCAAGTAAGTTTTCTGCTGTGGGTGATCCAGGGATTACCACGTCCTGAGTAGAAGTAAAACAGTCCAGCAATTTTTGTTAGACATGTAGTTTTGTGTGAGGAAAACAAATCAagtacaggtaaaaaaaaaaaggttactgGGCAGCTTACTGAGGCGTCCTTGCCACTAGCAGCTGAGGCAGGCCTGGTAGTGTCTGTATGAGAGGAGGGGGAAAGCGTCCGCTCTTCCTCCACATCTTCCTCGTGCTCACTGGCTTCATCGAAGTTCAGACTTCCACACAGACCTGATAGAAGAGGCGAGGCAGAAGTGTGAGAGCACTTTAATGATATTCATCCCACCCAGAGGCTCTGTGTTCAATGAATTTTATGCTTCTAAAGAATGATTTCTACCAAAATACATAATATTCATGCAGCTTTTCATTCTTAGCTACAGATGGCAGCACATGAACACATAAGCTGATATTCCAGAGTCAAGCACTCATGCAGATGTAAGGTGGTTCTGGCAGGATGAGGATGCTCTCGACATCTGTCTCTTCACAAATGACTAAATCCATCATCCAGAATGTAGCTCTGGGCTGCAGCTATAGCCCACTTTCATTCAGAGGCCAGTGATGAAAGTATCTGTATGTAATGCTAGTAAAGGTGCAGTCCTTTAACGTCTGCATGAATAGGTCTAGTTTTTCTGCCTCCCatctgaaatgacatacccaaaataCATAAAGTGTaacttcacaactacaagggctgcaCGTAGATTCGTGGTTAAAAAAACTCAGGCGTGGAAATATTACACAAGCAAGAAGAACATTACTTTCAGGAAAAACCAGAGTATAGCAGCCCAGTTAATCTAGCAGTGAGTAGAGTAATTCTACGAATGTtaaaagaaatcctaggaaggagtaaagtaatcctaggaatgattaaagtaatactaggaatgagtaaagtaatcctaggaatggtaaagtaatcctaggaatggtaaagtagtcctaggaatggtaaagtagtcctaggaatgagtaaagtaatcctaggaatggtaaagtagtcctaggaatgagtaaagtaatcctaggaatggtaaCGTactcctaggaatgagtaaagtaatcctaggaatggtaaagtagtcctaggaatggtaaagtagtcctaggaatgagtaaagtaatcctaggaaggagtaaagtaatcctaggaatgagtaaagtaatcctaggaatgagtaaagtaatcccaggaatggtaaagtaatcctaggaatggtaaagtagtcctaggaatggtaaagtaatcctaggaatggtaaagtagtcctaggaatggtaaagtagtcctaggaatgagtaaagtaatcctaggaatggtaaagtagtcctaggaatgagtaaagtaatcctaggaatgagtaaagtaatcctaggaatggtaaagtaatcctaggaatggtaaagtagtcctaggaatgagtaaagtaatcctaggaatggtaaagtagtcctaggaatgagtaaagtaatcctaggaatgagtaaagtaatcctaggaatggtaaagtaatcctaggaatggtaaagtagtcctaggaatgagtaaagtaattctacgAATgttaaagtaatcctaggaatggtaaagtaatcctaggaatggtaaagtagtcctaggaatgagtaaagtaatcctaggaatgagtaaagtaatcctaggaatggtaaagtagtcctaggaatgagtaaagtaattttacGAATgttaaagtaatcctaggaaggagtaaagtaatcccaggaatgagtaaagtaatcccagaaatgagtaaagtaatcctaggaatggtaaagtaatcctaggaatggtaaagtagtcctaggaatgagtaaagtaatcctaggaatgagtaaagtaatcctaggaatggtaaagtagtcctaggaatgagtcaagtaattcTACGAATgttaaagtaatcctaggaaggagtaaagtaatcctaggaatgagtaaagtaatcccagaaatgagtaaagtaatcctaggaatggtaaagtaatcctaggaatggtaaagtagtcctaggaatgagtaaagtaatcctaggaatgagtaaagtaattctacgAATgttaaagtaatcctaggaaggagtaaagtaatcctaggaaggagtaaagtaatcctaggaatgagtaaagtaatcctaggaatgagtaaagtaagcctaggaatgagtaaagtaatcctaggaatgagtaaagtaatcctaggaaggagtaaagtaatcctaggaatgagtaaagtaagcctaggaatgagtaaagtaatcctaggaatgagtaaagtaattctacgAATgttaaagtaatcctaggaaggagtaaagtaatcctaggaatgagtaaagtaagcctaggaatgagtaaagtaatcctaggaatggtaaagtaatcctaggaatggtaaagtagtcctaggaatgagtaaagtagtcctaggaatgagtaaagtaatcctaggaatggtaaagtaatcctaggaatggtaaagtagtcctaggaatgagtaaagtaatatctgaggAGGAACTttgctacagtagaaggtaaaaaggGAACTTGAACAGTTTTCTAGAAGTTTAATAAAGGTGTTAAGCAGGTAaaatctcaggaagccatcggctgatgttgatgatgatgatgatgatggacacctctattaGGAAGATCCAGGCCCCAAATTCATCTTAAAAACACCacaaggaaagaagaaagaaagaaagaagtgaagccgaAGAAAGTATTAACTCTGTTTCTGCACACATCAGTCTTTACTGATATTTCTGTCTAGAGCTCATCACCTGGACAAACGTACCTGAGGCAGGTTAAAGGTGGAAAGACTGGAAAAGCTTGGCCAGTGTGTAAGTTCTATGAGAGTATTTGAGCTGAATCCTCAGAAAAAGCAGGGACACACTCACTGCTGTATCTGTCTCCTGACCTTCTCCGTACGTTTGATGATGATCTGAACCATAAATGTCAAATTGTGATTCATTAATCCAAAAAGATCTTTACAGACATaacttttgttttcatctgcagaCAGTTGTTTTTAACCTGACTTCTTCTTTTGTAGTATCCTCATATTGTTTCAGGACACTGCTCAGCTTGAGGATGGGCGGTCTTCGTAGGGCGACTAAAGACGTGGGGACAAatttcctgtctttgtgacaggctgcaAGGTCAAACGAGCCTAAAGCTTCAAGTTGTCGGTTATCTGTtgacaacactggttcatccttTGAGTTAGaagcctttttaaaataaaagttaaacaaaaacatgcttcTCTGATAAGTTTCCTAAAAGGTTCCACTGGAAACactgaaagaccttcagaaaaccTGAAGAACTTCTGCTTAACACcatgtcaaaatattttaaagagtctggctgcttggaaactaaatacaaagaaatgaagTGTAGAGTCAGAATTTAGGAGAATATCTCAGCTTTTACATGTTGCCTATGAAGCCTGGTCTATAGCAAAAACACCTGAATGGTGGAATCTTTCTTATGTTCAAAGAAAATTCATTGCATCTTCAATCAACACTCGATTCGAGACCAAATGTTTTAGAAAATCTGtgccaaaataaaaatctacGAGTTTTTCTTACAAAATGTGTCCCCTTGGTGGTTAGCTCAGGACTCACCTTGTTTCTGAAGCAACTCATGGATATCCGTCTTGGGTTCTAACAGGGTCTCTGTGTCTCCTTCCCTCTCTGCCTGTTCAGCAACAGAGGACTGGGACTGGAGCTGGGACTGGGACTGGGACTgggactggagctggagctgggaCTGGGACTGGAGCTGGGACTGGGACTGGAGCTGGGACTGGCAGTGAGACTTGGGGGAATGAGGATGGGTCTGGCTCACTGACAGGATTTGGATTTTCATTCCCAGATCAGGGGTTTCTGAGCTCAGGAAAGCTGCTGGACCATCAATACCTACAACAGGGGAAAGTAtttagttataataataataataataataataataattccttattatttttgctttaaccTCTTAATGTCTGGATTTATTAACAATTAGATAACAAAGACtggaatagaataaaaatataattaaatattaaataaataaaaaccaataaaaataaataatagattaataatataaaatatatacacaaataatgataaataaaaatattaaataaagaaaatttgaaAGCAGTTTGTCACAAATTTGTGACACAAAGCCtgaaaagtgttaaatgacagtTTCACTATAAAATAACAcacaatgtttttcattttttgtctaTTGAAAAactctaataataataattctgatTGTACAGATTTTATTTCTGGAACCTACTTGGATGAGATCTACTTGGATGGGATCTGCTCGACATACACCGTGGTGGAAAAACTGGCCAAAGGCTGGCTCAACATTCAGCTTCCCTTTACAGCCTTCCTTTGTTGTATTTCATGCATCACACGGCGCAGACAGAGCAGCAAACAACAACTTGTGGGGCTTCATGTAAAagataactttatttttcttttgggacGTGATTCTCCCTCcttcgtttttatttttccatgaaaaactGCACTTTGTAAGTCAGTTTCTTACCACCCATGACGACATCGCTGGCAACGCTGAGCTGGGACTCCACCAGCGGGGCCTGTTCTTCACCGCGCCGCATCCTGGAGCGCCGGGGCCGGGCCTCAGTGTTGGGCTGGACCATGAGCGGTTCCTGACGTTTCCTCCGCTGCTTCTGTTCCAGCAGTGCTCTCTGTTACAGACAGCAGGAACTTTCATACCATGTGCAAACATGTACAACTTCTACTGCCTGCAATGGAAAGCCCGGTCACACACGCTAACATGCATCTGTTCAACATTATCGGCGAAAAAGAGCAATGAGTGATAACAGCGTGTGTGATGAGACACAAGctgtctttaaaaaacaaacaaacaaacaaaagaaagaaaagtcatTTGTCTCAAGAGATTTAAGGCTGGTAGAAGTTGGGCCAACTAGTGTGCTCAGAAGACGCATCATTCATTTTCAGTGCATccaaacaaagatttttgttctttatttacaCAGGAGACGAGTCAGTAAAGCACAACCAGAGCGGCAGGTTTAACCCTTTAAcgtctatttttttctttttataaatagaAATGTATCGTGCCAATGCATAAGAAACCAACAGATCACATCTTCCAGTCTGCCCTCATGCTGAGCCGGTGGAGGTTGCAGTGAAGGGGACAAACTACCCTTTAATCTTAGAAAGCCTTTTAAATAAATCCCTGGAACTGTTTACATAAATTGTTGTCAAATGACAACAACATTCAAGTAATTGTTTGTTATCATCTGGGGATGAGGAATGTTTGTATAAAATTACATCTGGTGCTTGCCTTGGAACAAAAGCTGACAAACATACAGTACCTGCAAGTCACCGAGATCCACAACAACACAgaataaaatctgaataaacCTGAAGAAATCCTCTTTTGACCCAATATAAAAAAGCTGTATGCAACACATTTAATGTCCAGAGCAAATGATGTAAACACTTGGATGAGTTGCACAACAAAACAGGTTAAATATCACGTTAAATGGCCAAAGTAGTAAAAATTCTTCACTGAAGAATGGCTGACGCTGTGTCATCTTAAGGGTTTGGTCAAGTTGTGAAATCCTCCAGAATGTGATGTGAATGTTAACTGGTGTTCAGGCCTGAAGAATTCACAGAACTGGCCTGAATGCCTGAGTGAGGTTTTGTGGTCTTATGCATTGTGTTCCAGAAAATTCGCTGCAGTCATGTTGGATGCACTAAACTCCCCCCTCATACCCGAGTGTGGTCAGAACAGCCGATGGATTATGCAAGCACATTAATTAGTGCACCAAATGCACAACAAGTCCTGTTAAGTGACGCTGTTTAGTGAGCTGGAAGAGACCAGGAAGCCTCGTCTCATGTGTACCAGACAAAAAAAGCTTTCATCACTCAGCCATTATGTTAACGTTAAGAAACTTCTAGGACATCTGCTTCACTGCTTTTCCCTTCAGGATGACAACTTCTGCTGATATGattgtgtgaaaaaaaacatttaagtgagttctttttaaactgtcacagctaaaaaaaaaaaaactgataataaaaaaaaacattttcgtATTGACAACTATAAGAAAATAGCAGGCTTGCTTTTACTGTAAAAATCCATGTTGTTTCTCAACccatttaatcccagtcagcatcacacatgatgtttccagcctcggccgtcagattctgaggctaaaatgatgcaaaatgaacgtatgaatagatttagcagcataaaggccgaccagaagaagaaagaaaaatttattactaacagaactttctGAATAacacagctgctttgtggcgccaccgtgcatcagaaaggtcttcttggctttattccagccatagaggagcattatttttcttcttttcacacacacatagaactttctgctcactggttgatctttggctgctcctgattggacgttaccgtcaatctaagctctctgattggtggaaagtttgtcAGGAGGCGGCTTCATCATAGTTTACAGGTCAAAATAGAAGTTTCTTTACAAAGTAGTGGTGGcagcatcttttatttattacagaaatGTGCTAAAATATGAAATGTGATCAATAAAATACCTAAAAGATAAGCTGTAAGTCACAacttaccccacagagctacacaccactgTTCCTAAAAAACTACTGACAACATAAGGGGGAGCACGCTTGAGCGCCAGCGATCTAGCAGAATTTTAAGGGTTAACTGAGacaaatctttcattttttcccCCCCGAGTGTTATTTTAGTCCAGTTCAATTCTTTTGTTAAGCCTGAGAAGTTGGCCTTTACAGATCAGGATGTGACTTCACTGCGGCGTTCACAGTCTTTcctgtgttaaataaaacactaaaaaagcaGAGCTAAGAATACAGATTAAAGCTAATTCATATATCTGTCTTTGCAAAGACTTTTGTTTAAAAGCATTGCAATTTCCTTCTGGGATTAATCTAGTATTtctatttaatctttaaatggtGATAAAACCAGAAGTCTATAATGAGAGAATACTGGTCATCTCTTATTAACAGAACTGTCCCCGTATCAGCAAAACAAGCTGCTATCCACATGGAAAAAgcaataaatgtatataaaagggaaaaaagagggTACAGACCCGATCCATTGCAATTATAAAAATGTCTGCCCAAAATTTAGCATAGATCCCATTTGTTCAAAGGCTAGATGAAGAATCAAGTTCCCCGAATCGCCGGCTGGACACGTCTCTACGCCCCTCATTCTGGAGCCcacttttaaaatcaataaactaACGGCCTCCTCTGCAGTATGTGGTCCTCTAGGCCAAATACCaggcagagtgtgtgtgtttgtgtgtatgtgcagtCACCGTTGCTAACTGAATGAGCAGTCATTAACGGGAGAGATATGGGGAGAGTcagggagaaagaaagaggcCGTGTGCTCCGAGTGAGACACACAGAGAATATAAAAGATGGGAAAATACggtaaaaatgcatttaacttGT
The window above is part of the Melanotaenia boesemani isolate fMelBoe1 chromosome 23, fMelBoe1.pri, whole genome shotgun sequence genome. Proteins encoded here:
- the zmp:0000000711 gene encoding tubby-related protein 3 isoform X3 produces the protein MQQKLEKQRALLEQKQRRKRQEPLMVQPNTEARPRRSRMRRGEEQAPLVESQLSVASDVVMGGIDGPAAFLSSETPDLGMKIQILSVSQTHPHSPKSHCQSQLQSQSQLQSQSQLQLQSQSQSQSQLQSQSSVAEQAEREGDTETLLEPKTDIHELLQKQGLCGSLNFDEASEHEEDVEEERTLSPSSHTDTTRPASAASGKDASDVVIPGSPTAENLLADVANLEDFVLRPAPQGVTVKCRISRDKKGMDRGLYPTYFMHMEREDGKKVFLLAGRKRKKSKTSNYLISVDATDLSREGESFIGKLRSNLMGTKFTVYDSGINPCKNPGTLLEESNTRQELAAICYETNVLGFKGPRKMTVIIPSMNMNFERVPVRPQNEQESLLNRWQNHSLENLIELHNKAPVWNDDTQSYVLNFHGRVTQASVKNFQIVHDNDPDYIVMQFGRVAEDVFTLDYNYPMCALQAFAIGLSSFDSKLACE
- the zmp:0000000711 gene encoding tubby-related protein 3 isoform X2; the protein is MSYYSIRPSSSASFSSNSTSSGLEDDSASLMQQKLEKQRALLEQKQRRKRQEPLMVQPNTEARPRRSRMRRGEEQAPLVESQLSVASDVVMGGIDGPAAFLSSETPDLGMKIQILSVSQTHPHSPKSHCQSQLQSQSQLQSQSQLQLQSQSQSQSQLQSQSSVAEQAEREGDTETLLEPKTDIHELLQKQGLCGSLNFDEASEHEEDVEEERTLSPSSHTDTTRPASAASGKDASDVVIPGSPTAENLLADVANLEDFVLRPAPQGVTVKCRISRDKKGMDRGLYPTYFMHMEREDGKKVFLLAGRKRKKSKTSNYLISVDATDLSREGESFIGKLRSNLMGTKFTVYDSGINPCKNPGTLLEESNTRQELAAICYETNVLGFKGPRKMTVIIPSMNMNFERVPVRPQNEQESLLNRWQNHSLENLIELHNKAPVWNDDTQSYVLNFHGRVTQASVKNFQIVHDNDPDYIVMQFGRVAEDVFTLDYNYPMCALQAFAIGLSSFDSKLACE
- the zmp:0000000711 gene encoding tubby-related protein 3 isoform X1; this translates as MDTVKSEGSQPAYSRWSYRPSSSASFSSNSTSSGLEDDSASLMQQKLEKQRALLEQKQRRKRQEPLMVQPNTEARPRRSRMRRGEEQAPLVESQLSVASDVVMGGIDGPAAFLSSETPDLGMKIQILSVSQTHPHSPKSHCQSQLQSQSQLQSQSQLQLQSQSQSQSQLQSQSSVAEQAEREGDTETLLEPKTDIHELLQKQGLCGSLNFDEASEHEEDVEEERTLSPSSHTDTTRPASAASGKDASDVVIPGSPTAENLLADVANLEDFVLRPAPQGVTVKCRISRDKKGMDRGLYPTYFMHMEREDGKKVFLLAGRKRKKSKTSNYLISVDATDLSREGESFIGKLRSNLMGTKFTVYDSGINPCKNPGTLLEESNTRQELAAICYETNVLGFKGPRKMTVIIPSMNMNFERVPVRPQNEQESLLNRWQNHSLENLIELHNKAPVWNDDTQSYVLNFHGRVTQASVKNFQIVHDNDPDYIVMQFGRVAEDVFTLDYNYPMCALQAFAIGLSSFDSKLACE
- the zmp:0000000711 gene encoding tubby-related protein 3 isoform X4, which encodes MDRRALLEQKQRRKRQEPLMVQPNTEARPRRSRMRRGEEQAPLVESQLSVASDVVMGGIDGPAAFLSSETPDLGMKIQILSVSQTHPHSPKSHCQSQLQSQSQLQSQSQLQLQSQSQSQSQLQSQSSVAEQAEREGDTETLLEPKTDIHELLQKQGLCGSLNFDEASEHEEDVEEERTLSPSSHTDTTRPASAASGKDASDVVIPGSPTAENLLADVANLEDFVLRPAPQGVTVKCRISRDKKGMDRGLYPTYFMHMEREDGKKVFLLAGRKRKKSKTSNYLISVDATDLSREGESFIGKLRSNLMGTKFTVYDSGINPCKNPGTLLEESNTRQELAAICYETNVLGFKGPRKMTVIIPSMNMNFERVPVRPQNEQESLLNRWQNHSLENLIELHNKAPVWNDDTQSYVLNFHGRVTQASVKNFQIVHDNDPDYIVMQFGRVAEDVFTLDYNYPMCALQAFAIGLSSFDSKLACE